The following coding sequences are from one Apus apus isolate bApuApu2 chromosome 28, bApuApu2.pri.cur, whole genome shotgun sequence window:
- the RACGAP1 gene encoding rac GTPase-activating protein 1, with product MERATLSLRSLYDQLVHLAEILSEGDEYKFIQLAKNFEEYRRKLQTTEHELGRYKDLLMKTEAERGALEVKLKHARNQVDVEIKRRQKAETDCEKLERQIQLIRELLMCDSSGSIQLSEEQKSALAFLNRPQASLGGSGNKRLSTIDESGSILSDISFDMTDESLDWDSSVVKAVRLKRRQKRRSSRQFTEGPSGPQKKIRSIGSTADQANESIVAKTTLMVPNDGGPIEAISTIQTVPYGSRSRRKSGPLQPWSSESSIGSKQLGPKSESDGSSTPQSNAGVRLHDFVSKTVIKPESCVPCGKRVKFGKISLKCRDCRVVAHPECRDRCPLPCIPTLTGTPVRIGEGTLMDFVPSTPPMIPSIIVHCVNEIEQRGLHETGLYRISGCDKTVRELKEKFLRSKNMPLLSKVDDIHAICGLLKDFLRSLKEPLLTFRLNKTFMEAAEISDEDNSIAAMYQAVGELPQANRDTLAFLMVHLQRVAQSPDTKMDIPNLAKVFGPTIVAHAVSDPDPVTLLQDTKRQPKVVERLLLLPMDYWSQQIMVEQENIDPAHVIENSNAYSTPQTPDGKVSMLGPLTTPEQQLSKTPSSSSLSQRVRSTFTPKFGSKSKSATQLGHQGTFFASPVLK from the exons ATGGAGAGGGCCACGCTGAGCTTGAGGAGCCTCTATGATCAACTGGTGCACCTGGCTGAAATTTTAAGTGAAGGAGATGAATACA aGTTTATTCAGTTGGCAAAGAACTTTGAGGAGTATCGGAGGAAGCTGCAGACCACAGAGCATGAGCTGGGCAGGTACAAAGACCTGCTGATGAAAACTGAGGCTGAACGTGGTGCTCTGGAGGTGAAGCTGAAACACGCCCGGAATCAAGTGGACGTGGAGATCAAACGGAGGCAAAAAGCTGAAACAGACTGTGAGAAGCTG GAGCGGCAAATCCAACTGATCCGGGAGCTGCTCATGTGTGATTCCTCTGGGAGCATCCAGCTCAGTGAGGAGCAGAAGTCAGCCCTGGCCTTTCTCAACAGGCCTCAGGCTTCTCTTGGGGGTTCAGGCAACAAAAG GCTGTCTACAATAGATGAATCTGGCTCAATTCTGTCAGACATCAGCTTTGACATGACTGATGAGTCACTG GACTGGGACTCCTCTGTGGTGAAAGCTGTCAGGctgaaaaggagacagaagCGG CGCTCTTCCAGGCAGTTCACTGAAGGTCCATCAGGTCCCCAGAAGAAAATCCGATCAATTGGCTCCACAGCAGACCAG GCAAATGAATCCATAGTAGCAAAGACAACTCTGATGGTCCCCAATGATGGGGGCCCAATTGAAGCCATCTCTACCATCCAGACTGTGCCCTATGGCTCGAGAAGCCGGAGGAAGAGTG GTCCTCTGCAGCCTTGGAGCAGCGAGTCAAGCATTGGCAGCAAACAGCTGGGGCCCAAATCGGAGAGTGATGGTTCCAGCACCCCACAGAGCAATGCAGGAGTGAGGCTGCATGACTTTGTTTCCAAGACG GTTATCAAGCCAGAATCGTGTGTTCCATGTGGCAAAAGAGTGAAATTTGGGAAAATCTCCCTGAAGTGCAGGGACTGCCGCGTGGTGGCTCATCCGGAGTGCCGGGACcgctgccccctgccctgcatCCCCACCTTGACAGGCACCCCTGTCAGGATTGGAGAG GGTACGTTGATGGACTTTGTCCCTTCTACTCCTCCAATGATCCCTTCCATCATAGTCCACTGTGTTAATGAGATCGAGCAGCGAGGGCTGCATGAG ACTGGCCTGTACCGCATCTCTGGCTGTGACAAGACAGTGAGAGAACTGAAAGAGAAGTTCCTTAGATCAAAAAATATGCCTTTGCTCAGTAAAGTGGATGATATCCACGCTATCTGTGGCCTTCTCAAGGACTTCCTGCGCAGCCTGAAGGAGCCTCTGCTCACATTCCGGTTAAACAAGACTTTTATGGAAGCTGCAG aaatCTCAGATGAGGACAACAGCATTGCTGCTATGTACCAAGCAGTTGGAGAGCTCCCTCAGGCCAACAGGGACACCCTGGCTTTCCTCATGGTTCACCTCCAGAG GGTGGCTCAGAGCCCAGACACTAAGATGGACATTCCCAACTTGGCCAAAGTCTTTGGCCCCACAATAGTTGCCCACGCGGTGTCTGATCCTGACCCAGTGACCCTCCTGCAGGACACTAAGAGGCAGCCCAAG GTTGTGGAAagacttctgctgctgcccatggACTACTGGAGCCAGCAGATAATGGTGGAGCAAGAAAACATTGACCCAGCCCATGTCATTGAGAACAGCAATGCCTACTCCACTCCCCAGACACCAGATGGCAAAG TGAGCATGCTTGGACCCCTCACcactccagagcagcagctctccaagacaccatcctccagctccctgtCCCAGAGGGTCAGGTCGACCTTCACCCCCAA ATTTGGGAGCAAAAGCAAGTCAGCCACCCAGCTTGGGCATCAGGgcaccttctttgcctctccTGTGCTGAAGTGA